Proteins from a genomic interval of Sulfitobacter sp. D7:
- a CDS encoding AbrB/MazE/SpoVT family DNA-binding domain-containing protein — protein sequence MPTTVTSKGQVTIPKAVRDLLGLHAGSKVSFRRTRDGRVELVPQEEVRAKSSFAQYRGHAGTGMDTDAIMALTRDLPTEPDA from the coding sequence ATGCCGACCACCGTGACATCCAAGGGCCAAGTGACCATTCCCAAGGCCGTGCGCGACCTGTTGGGCCTCCATGCCGGGAGCAAAGTGAGTTTCCGCCGCACGCGCGACGGACGGGTGGAGCTTGTGCCGCAGGAAGAGGTGCGGGCCAAAAGCAGTTTTGCGCAGTACCGCGGCCATGCGGGGACGGGGATGGACACCGACGCGATCATGGCGCTGACCCGAGATTTGCCAACGGAGCCTGATGCTTGA
- a CDS encoding type II toxin-antitoxin system VapC family toxin, with product MTLVDTNVLLDLVTDDPQFADWSIAQLEAASLAGPLLINDVIYAELSVRYDSKEALDAFVSGIGLKRDPIPDAALFLAAKVFRKYRKAGGTRSGVLPDFFIGAHAAVRGWPLLTRDLGRYRNYYPTVDVISPVKDSF from the coding sequence TTGACCCTCGTCGATACCAATGTACTGCTGGATTTGGTGACAGATGACCCGCAGTTCGCGGATTGGTCGATTGCGCAGCTTGAAGCGGCTTCGCTGGCTGGGCCGCTGCTGATTAACGATGTGATCTATGCCGAGCTTTCGGTGCGTTATGACAGCAAGGAAGCGCTTGATGCTTTCGTCAGCGGCATCGGGTTAAAGCGCGATCCCATTCCCGATGCGGCGCTGTTTCTCGCGGCGAAAGTCTTTCGCAAGTACCGCAAGGCGGGCGGTACGCGCAGCGGTGTTTTGCCGGACTTCTTCATCGGGGCCCATGCCGCGGTGCGGGGGTGGCCTCTGCTCACCCGCGATCTGGGGCGTTATCGGAACTACTACCCAACCGTCGACGTCATCTCGCCGGTTAAAGACAGTTTCTAA
- a CDS encoding glycosyltransferase, protein MHIVHLLTRLLRAGSEENTLETCRWQIAQGHRVSLIHGAAPDPFWEDHLPRGLTRIFLPEMVHPIHPVQDMRALIRLRQIYRQLNPDVIHTHQSKAGILGRLAARAVPDAVVAHGIHIVPFEGVAPAKRALYLAAERLAARQTDVFIGVSEAVGRAYVTAGIARRGRVHCVRSGMDIARFRNPALPADWRSLLGVARGNARPRVVLMMAAFERRKRHVPFLRAFARVADTLPDLKLLLAGAGPEEARIRAAVEGLGLQDKVVFCGHRPDPEALFALADLSVLTSTREGLPRVAVQSMAAGCPMVVRELPGIDEIIDHGRNGLIADAHDLGETLRLMTELLQDERRLNRMREGALATDVSAWARVALGRRTTSLYGLPTRRPRPLVVDHEMGLA, encoded by the coding sequence ATGCATATCGTTCACCTGCTTACCCGGCTACTGCGGGCCGGTTCCGAGGAGAATACGCTTGAGACCTGTCGCTGGCAGATTGCGCAGGGCCATAGGGTGTCTCTTATCCATGGGGCCGCGCCAGATCCCTTTTGGGAGGATCACCTGCCACGGGGTCTGACCCGGATTTTTCTGCCTGAAATGGTGCATCCGATCCATCCGGTGCAGGACATGCGCGCTCTGATACGCCTGCGCCAAATCTACCGTCAGCTAAATCCGGATGTGATCCATACCCATCAAAGCAAGGCCGGCATTCTTGGCCGCCTCGCCGCGCGGGCGGTGCCGGATGCGGTGGTGGCCCATGGGATTCACATCGTTCCCTTCGAGGGCGTTGCCCCTGCAAAACGCGCGCTCTACCTCGCGGCAGAACGGTTGGCGGCGCGGCAGACAGACGTGTTTATTGGGGTGTCCGAAGCGGTGGGGCGGGCTTATGTCACCGCAGGGATCGCGCGGCGCGGGCGGGTGCATTGCGTGCGGTCTGGTATGGACATCGCGCGTTTCCGCAACCCGGCACTGCCTGCCGATTGGCGTAGCCTCTTGGGGGTGGCGCGCGGCAATGCGCGGCCCCGCGTGGTACTGATGATGGCCGCTTTCGAGCGGCGCAAACGGCATGTACCGTTCCTGCGTGCCTTCGCGCGGGTGGCAGATACGCTGCCGGATCTGAAACTGCTCCTTGCGGGGGCGGGGCCGGAAGAAGCGCGCATTCGCGCCGCGGTGGAGGGGCTGGGTCTGCAGGATAAAGTCGTGTTCTGCGGCCATCGTCCGGACCCGGAAGCTCTGTTTGCTCTTGCTGATCTGTCGGTGCTGACTTCAACCCGGGAGGGTCTGCCGCGGGTGGCAGTCCAGTCCATGGCGGCGGGCTGCCCGATGGTGGTGCGGGAACTGCCGGGGATTGATGAGATTATCGACCATGGACGCAACGGGTTGATCGCCGACGCTCACGACCTGGGCGAGACGCTGCGGCTGATGACAGAACTTCTGCAGGACGAACGACGCCTAAATCGTATGCGGGAGGGAGCGCTGGCTACAGATGTCAGTGCTTGGGCGCGCGTTGCCCTTGGTCGACGGACGACCTCGCT